TACGGCTACCTCGAGGAGCCGGTCTCTACCAAGGCCAGCGCGGCGCTCGAGCGTGCGCGCGCCGCGTCACGGCGCGCGGACTCCATGGGAACCCCGTCGGCGTTCGATGCGGCGGCGGCCGCATGGGCCAAGGTGGTGCCGCTCGCGGCGTCCGGACCGCCCCGCAGCGACGCGCGATACGAGGTCGCGGAAGCGCGCTTCCGCGCATGGCAGCTCGCTCCGACTTCTTCACGCGCCAAGTCGGCCCGCGCCGCCATCGACGCCTTCCTCGGCGCCGAGCCGGCCGGAGCCCGCAGGGATCAGGTCACGGGGTGGCGCGCTCAACTCCCTCGCTGAGTCTCGAAACCTCTTGAGATCGGGCGGCCGCCTCGGCCACCCTGTGGTCCCCCGCGGGCAACACCCCATAGGAGGACACGTGGCGACCGAACGGATCCCTGCGGTCGAAACCCCGCGCACGGCCGAACAGATCGAGCGCGACTGGTACGAAAACGTCTACGCCGGCGACCACGTGCCGCAGCTCACGCTGCGAGCCCTCATCATGGGCATGCTGCTCGGCGGCTTCCTGTCCGTGTCGAACGTCTACATCGGGCTCAAGGCGGGCTGGAGCATGGGGGTCGCCATCACCTCGTGCATCCTCGCCTACGCGATCTTCGCCACGCTTCACAAGGCGTTCCCCAAGTGGTTCCCCGACTTCAGCATCCTCGAGAACAACGCCATGCAGTCCTGCGCCTCGGCCGCGGGATACATGACCGGCGCCGGGCTGGTGAACGCGATCCCGGCGTTGATGATGCTGAACCCTCAGGCCGTTCCCGGGATCTGGCCGACGTTCCTGTGGATCGTGGTGATCTCGTGGCTCGGGGTGTTCCTCGCCGTTCCCGCCAAGCGCCAGATGATCAACATCGAGCAGCTTCCCTATCCGAGCGGCATCGCGGCCGCGACCACCCTGCGCGCGCTGCACACCAAGGGGGACAAGGCCCAGCGCCAGGCTCGGGCCCTCGGGCTGGCGGGGCTGACGGGCGCCGTCATCACCTGGCTGAGAGACGCGGAGGGCGTGTGGCTCAAGGTCACCGAGCTGGCCTGGATGCCTTCGTGGGCGCCGTTCCGCGAGCTGGTGTCGCCGACATGGGCGTCGTGGCTCAAGTATCCAAAGATCCGCGCCACCTGGGGAACGGACTGGATCTCGATCGGGAGCTACAAGCTGAACCAGCTCACGATGTCGCTCGAGGGGTCGCTCTTGTTCGTCGCCGCCGGAGCCATTCTCGGCTTCCGCCAGGCCTGGAGCATGATGCTGGGCGCGGTGATCAACTACTGCGTGCTGGCGCCCATCATGATGGACGCCGGCATCATCGCCGACAGCGGCGGTTCGGCGTTGCGGCGCATCTCGTCCTGGAGCCTGTGGATCGGCGTTCCCATGATGGTGACCTCGGGACTCCTGCTCTTCTTCATGCAGTGGAAGACGGTGGTCAGGGCCTTCAGCACGCTGACCACGTTCCTCAAGCGCAAGCCTTCCGCGAACGATCCTCTGGAGAGGATCGAGGTCCCCGGCTCCTGGTTCCTGGGCGGAATGCTGGTGCTAGGCGCCGCGGCGGTCGTCCTCGGCAACTCGATCTTCGGGATCGAGTGGTGGATGGGGGCGATCGCGGTCGTGCTCACCTTCTTCCTGGTCGTGGTCGCCGGGCGGGCGACCGGTGAGACCGACATCACGCCCACCGGCCCGCTCTCGAAGATCACGCAGCTCGCCTTCGGCGCCATCAGGCCCGGGGACATCTCGACCAATCTGATGACTGCCAACATCACGGCAGGAGCGTGCAGCCACGCGGGAGATCTGCTCACCGATCTGAAGAGCGGCTACCTGCTCGGCGCCAAGCCCCGGCAGCAATTCCTGGCGCAGTTCTTCGGCGTGCTCGCCGGCGGGCTGGTCGTCGTGCCCGTGTTCTTCCTGCTGGTGCCCAATGGCTCCGTGCTCGGCACCGAGCAGTGGCCGGCGCCTGCGGCGCAGGTGTGGCGAGGGGTCGCGGAGCTGCTCTCGAAGGGCGTCGGATCGTTGCATCCCACCGCTCAAACGGGCCTGCTGATCGGAAGCCTGGTCGGCATCCTGCTTCCCCTCCTCGAGATGTGGTTTCCGAAGCAGAAGAAGTTCATTCCCGCGGCCACCGGGCTCGGCATTGCCTTCACGATCAACGGCTTCAACGCGATCATGATGTTCCTCGGATCGATCGCCGCGGTGTGGCTCTCGAAGGCGAAGCCCGCCGTTCACGAGGAGTACACGGTGCCGGTGGCATCGGGCATCATCGCCGGTGAGAGCCTGATGGGTGTGCTGATCGCGCTGCTCGTGGTCGCGAAGGTGCTGGGGTAGACATTCCCGTCAAGGCGGCGGCCGAGCCGGCCGAAAACCATGGCGTCCCTTCCCTTGGGAGATCGCCATGCACTCACTCGCGCTCGTGTTGCTGCTCGCGAAGACCGAAACCGGCCTCGTCGGAGACCCTCCGGCCGTTCATCGACAGCTCACGGCCCAGGTCGCGGCCGCTTATGACGAGACGCGCGGCGGCTTCGTCACGAAATCCAAGGCCCCGGTCGAGAGCGCCGTCGAGCTGGCGCTCCAGCAGGCGGGCGCGGACAAGGAATGGCTGCGCAGGGCGGAGACGACCCTGCGGTGGACCCATGGCCTCATGGACACGCTCACCGGTGGCTATATCCACGACGCCAACATGGCCGACGGAGAATCGCAGGTGGGGGACAAGCGCGCCGACTCCAATGGACGGCGCCTGGAACTGCTGGTGAGGGCGTGGCAGTTGACCGGGAACGCCACCTATCGTGACGATGCCGAGATCGTGGTGAACTGGGCGGAGCGCGTGCTCCTCGACGGACGCGGCGGCTTCGTCACGGCTCAGATCGGAGATCGCGAGCTCGTGCCCGAGGCCAACGGTCCGATCATCCGCGGCTGGCTGGCCTATGCGGCCGCCACTCACGACTCTCGGCGCAAGCGCTTCGCGCTTCTGAGCCTGGATCGGGTGTGGGAAGAGCACCGGCACGAGGCGCTCGGTCTCGTGCGCAGGAACTCGATGGGCGACATCGACAAAGAGCCCCAGCTCATGGACCAGGTGGAGATGGGCCGCGCCTATCTCCACGCGGCTCGGCTATGCGGGCGAACCGAGGACGCGAATCGCGCGCGCGCGCTCGGCGATCTCCTCCTGGCGCGCTTTCAGGACGAGAAGGGCGGCTTCCGCACGCAGTCCATGCCGAGCAAGACCGGAACGATCCGAAAGGCGCGCTCCGTCGCTTCCGAGAACGCCCGGGCGGTGCGCTTCCTGGGCGAGCTGTCCGCGATGACCGGGGACGCTCGCTACCGCGCCGCCGCGGGACGTGCGACGGAAGCCTTCGCCAAAAGCCTCGCCAAGGCCGAGCTCGACGCCGCCGACTGGGCGCTCGCGGTGAAGGCCGCTTACGATGCCGATC
The sequence above is a segment of the Candidatus Eisenbacteria bacterium genome. Coding sequences within it:
- a CDS encoding OPT family oligopeptide transporter; amino-acid sequence: MATERIPAVETPRTAEQIERDWYENVYAGDHVPQLTLRALIMGMLLGGFLSVSNVYIGLKAGWSMGVAITSCILAYAIFATLHKAFPKWFPDFSILENNAMQSCASAAGYMTGAGLVNAIPALMMLNPQAVPGIWPTFLWIVVISWLGVFLAVPAKRQMINIEQLPYPSGIAAATTLRALHTKGDKAQRQARALGLAGLTGAVITWLRDAEGVWLKVTELAWMPSWAPFRELVSPTWASWLKYPKIRATWGTDWISIGSYKLNQLTMSLEGSLLFVAAGAILGFRQAWSMMLGAVINYCVLAPIMMDAGIIADSGGSALRRISSWSLWIGVPMMVTSGLLLFFMQWKTVVRAFSTLTTFLKRKPSANDPLERIEVPGSWFLGGMLVLGAAAVVLGNSIFGIEWWMGAIAVVLTFFLVVVAGRATGETDITPTGPLSKITQLAFGAIRPGDISTNLMTANITAGACSHAGDLLTDLKSGYLLGAKPRQQFLAQFFGVLAGGLVVVPVFFLLVPNGSVLGTEQWPAPAAQVWRGVAELLSKGVGSLHPTAQTGLLIGSLVGILLPLLEMWFPKQKKFIPAATGLGIAFTINGFNAIMMFLGSIAAVWLSKAKPAVHEEYTVPVASGIIAGESLMGVLIALLVVAKVLG